One segment of Sphingomonas telluris DNA contains the following:
- a CDS encoding type 1 glutamine amidotransferase domain-containing protein encodes MTDISSAKILIVASDGFEESELFGPREILLGRGAKVTLASPDMKPIQATVHDDPGKTIRPDLTIDQARAEDFDALILPGGVRNPDHLRMNAAAIDLIRSFADAGKPIAAICHGPWLLVEADLVRGRTATSWPSIRTDLKNAGANVVDRPAVTDGNIVTSRNPDDVPAFTEALIQLVEQAPAESDARQTSEAPA; translated from the coding sequence ATGACCGATATTTCCAGTGCCAAAATCCTGATCGTAGCCAGCGACGGCTTCGAGGAGTCGGAGCTGTTCGGCCCGCGCGAGATCCTGCTCGGACGCGGCGCGAAGGTGACGCTCGCCTCGCCTGATATGAAGCCGATCCAGGCAACCGTTCACGACGATCCCGGCAAGACGATCCGGCCGGATCTCACGATCGATCAGGCTCGGGCCGAGGATTTCGACGCGCTGATCCTGCCCGGTGGGGTCCGGAACCCCGATCACCTTCGCATGAACGCGGCGGCCATCGACCTCATCCGCTCGTTCGCTGATGCTGGAAAGCCCATCGCGGCGATCTGCCATGGGCCGTGGCTGCTCGTCGAAGCGGACCTCGTGCGCGGCCGCACCGCCACAAGCTGGCCGTCGATCCGGACGGACCTCAAGAACGCCGGTGCGAACGTTGTCGATCGGCCGGCAGTTACTGACGGCAATATCGTCACCAGCCGGAATCCGGACGATGTTCCCGCCTTCACAGAAGCTTTGATCCAGCTCGTCGAGCAGGCACCCGCTGAAAGCGACGCGCGGCAGACAAGCGAGGCGCCTGCCTAA
- a CDS encoding autotransporter assembly complex protein TamA, translating to MGWARMAARLSCTAAIALACHSPAAAQQPGSADLDPTAPLDPMPDLGVEWPDMNAAPVEPLDEAAPDTGPDQATIAQPEGQLQLGADEVRRYSVVLESITGVDDEPELVKSFDAQSALRQGKGQAANAAQIDRRSRADADLLAELLRSRGYYDAVVEPRVEQAQGELSIFLTAEPGRQYTFDSVELPGLEAAGADAASLRKTFAVQPGDAVIAQDVIDAGTALRVALGEDGFALAEIGDQQVEVNHQTHTASLVLPVTTGPVAHFGKFTVSGKPPFSARHVATIARFRPGDQFKQSKVNDLRRALIATGLVASADVQMIPSADKRTVDVAVRLEPAPVHTIAGELGYGTGEGIRAEASWQNRNFINPEGALTVRGVAGTKEQLVAVELRRSNFRRRDQVLDVQALVSNSEFDAYRAKTARIGGYIERQSNIIWHKKWTYSLGVDIIGTDERGIFDDPTTKETRKFFIAALPATLRYDDSNDLLDPTTGFRLGGSLSPEISFHGGSFTYGRTQIDASAYHPIAGRTVIAGRIRLGTILGAKSSEIAPSRRFYSGGGGSVRGYGYQQLGPRDADGDPIGGRGLAEFAIEARVRIDAFGGNFGIVPFLDGGTLTTDLMPDLSKWRLGAGIGVRYYSSFGPIRVDVGTPLNPQSGDARIAVVVSLGQAF from the coding sequence ATGGGTTGGGCGCGAATGGCCGCGCGGCTGTCGTGCACGGCCGCCATCGCTCTTGCTTGCCATTCTCCCGCCGCGGCCCAGCAGCCCGGCTCCGCTGACCTCGATCCGACGGCTCCGCTCGACCCGATGCCCGACCTGGGCGTCGAGTGGCCCGACATGAATGCCGCGCCCGTGGAGCCTTTGGACGAGGCTGCTCCGGATACAGGGCCCGACCAGGCGACGATTGCACAGCCAGAAGGACAGTTGCAGCTGGGCGCCGACGAAGTGCGCCGCTACTCCGTCGTGCTCGAAAGCATCACTGGCGTCGACGATGAACCCGAGCTGGTGAAGTCCTTCGACGCTCAGTCGGCGCTGCGTCAGGGGAAGGGGCAGGCCGCCAACGCCGCGCAAATCGACCGGCGGTCGCGCGCGGACGCCGACTTGCTTGCCGAGCTCCTCCGATCGCGCGGCTATTACGACGCTGTGGTCGAGCCGCGTGTCGAACAGGCGCAGGGCGAACTCTCGATCTTTCTCACCGCCGAGCCGGGTAGGCAGTACACGTTCGATTCCGTTGAGCTTCCGGGGCTCGAGGCTGCCGGCGCGGATGCCGCTTCGCTGCGTAAGACCTTCGCGGTGCAGCCGGGTGACGCGGTGATCGCGCAGGACGTTATCGATGCGGGGACGGCGCTGCGGGTTGCGTTGGGAGAAGATGGCTTCGCGCTCGCTGAGATCGGTGACCAGCAGGTCGAGGTGAACCACCAGACGCATACGGCTAGCCTGGTGCTGCCGGTGACGACCGGCCCGGTGGCGCATTTCGGGAAGTTCACGGTGAGTGGCAAGCCGCCCTTCTCGGCCCGGCACGTGGCGACGATCGCGCGATTCCGCCCTGGCGACCAGTTCAAGCAGTCCAAGGTCAACGACCTCCGACGAGCGCTAATCGCGACGGGACTCGTCGCGTCGGCGGACGTGCAGATGATCCCGTCTGCCGACAAGCGCACGGTCGACGTTGCGGTCCGCCTCGAGCCCGCACCGGTCCACACTATCGCCGGCGAGCTCGGTTATGGGACTGGAGAGGGCATCCGGGCGGAGGCAAGCTGGCAGAATCGCAACTTCATCAACCCCGAAGGCGCGCTGACGGTGCGGGGGGTCGCGGGTACCAAGGAACAGCTCGTCGCCGTAGAGCTGAGGCGGAGCAACTTCCGCCGCCGCGACCAGGTGCTCGACGTGCAGGCCTTGGTCAGCAACAGCGAGTTCGACGCGTATCGCGCGAAGACCGCACGGATCGGCGGCTACATTGAACGTCAGAGCAACATCATCTGGCACAAGAAATGGACCTACAGCCTGGGCGTCGACATCATCGGCACCGACGAGCGCGGCATCTTCGACGATCCGACGACGAAGGAGACGCGCAAGTTCTTCATCGCCGCACTTCCTGCAACCCTTCGCTACGACGACAGCAACGATTTGCTCGATCCCACTACCGGTTTCCGCCTCGGCGGCAGTCTGAGCCCGGAAATCTCGTTCCACGGCGGCAGCTTCACTTATGGGCGGACTCAGATCGACGCCAGCGCCTATCATCCCATTGCCGGCCGGACCGTCATTGCCGGGCGCATACGGCTCGGCACGATACTTGGCGCGAAGTCGTCGGAGATCGCACCGTCGCGGAGATTCTACTCGGGAGGCGGTGGATCCGTTCGCGGATACGGCTACCAGCAACTGGGCCCGCGCGATGCCGACGGCGACCCCATCGGCGGCCGCGGGCTTGCAGAGTTCGCCATCGAGGCACGTGTTCGGATCGATGCCTTCGGCGGCAATTTCGGTATCGTGCCCTTCCTCGATGGAGGCACGCTGACAACCGACCTGATGCCGGACCTCAGCAAGTGGCGGCTCGGTGCCGGCATCGGCGTTCGATATTATTCGAGTTTCGGGCCTATCCGCGTCGATGTCGGTACTCCGCTGAACCCGCAGTCAGGCGATGCCCGGATCGCGGTCGTCGTTTCGCTCGGGCAGGCTTTCTAG
- a CDS encoding S24 family peptidase, with the protein MLNDPRAVLERLCAERGEDFAGLSRMLGRNPAYIQQFVRRGVPRRLGEAERRKLARYFSISESLLGGPADEEPVAGLVPVKRSPVRASAGPGAIPYDEAGKPYFAFDESWLKGLTASPPGRLSIIRVEGDSMAPTLNAGDDILVDLGDCEGPLRDGIYVLRADDALVVKRLALHPAGRRVTVQSDNPAYPDWPDCDIDDLNCIGRVIWAGRRIG; encoded by the coding sequence ATGTTGAACGACCCACGTGCGGTGCTGGAACGTTTATGTGCCGAGCGCGGGGAGGACTTTGCCGGCCTTTCGCGAATGCTCGGGCGCAATCCGGCCTACATCCAGCAATTCGTGAGGCGCGGTGTGCCCAGACGGCTTGGCGAGGCGGAGCGTCGGAAGCTCGCCCGTTATTTTTCGATTTCCGAATCTCTCCTGGGCGGTCCGGCGGACGAAGAGCCCGTTGCCGGACTGGTGCCGGTGAAGCGCAGCCCGGTCCGCGCTTCCGCCGGTCCCGGAGCAATTCCCTACGATGAAGCAGGAAAGCCCTATTTCGCCTTCGACGAGAGCTGGCTCAAGGGGCTGACCGCTTCACCGCCCGGACGGCTTTCGATCATTCGCGTCGAAGGGGATTCGATGGCGCCGACGCTCAACGCGGGCGACGATATCCTTGTGGACCTCGGTGATTGCGAAGGGCCTCTGCGCGACGGCATCTACGTGCTTCGCGCCGACGATGCGCTGGTCGTGAAGCGCCTGGCGCTGCATCCGGCGGGCCGCCGGGTCACGGTGCAGTCGGACAATCCCGCCTATCCGGACTGGCCCGATTGCGACATCGACGATCTCAATTGCATCGGCCGCGTCATCTGGGCGGGCCGGCGGATCGGCTAG